A stretch of Methanosphaerula palustris E1-9c DNA encodes these proteins:
- a CDS encoding prefoldin subunit beta, which translates to MSAISPKIQNQIAMLQQVQQQMQTIMSQKTQYEMEIRENRRAEEELNDVPQESAVFMNVGTVMMQKPKEKVIASLQEKAESLELRVKSLEKQEKMMQAKFEQLQAQVKEALEGGNRPPNAA; encoded by the coding sequence ATGAGTGCAATTTCTCCAAAGATACAGAACCAGATTGCAATGCTGCAGCAGGTGCAGCAGCAGATGCAGACGATCATGTCACAGAAGACCCAGTACGAGATGGAGATCAGAGAGAACCGACGTGCAGAGGAGGAACTGAATGACGTTCCCCAGGAATCAGCGGTCTTTATGAACGTCGGAACCGTGATGATGCAGAAGCCCAAAGAGAAGGTGATCGCATCGCTGCAGGAGAAGGCAGAGTCTCTGGAACTCAGGGTCAAGTCCCTTGAGAAGCAGGAGAAGATGATGCAGGCCAAGTTCGAGCAGTTGCAGGCTCAAGTCAAGGAGGCGCTGGAAGGGGGAAACAGACCCCCGAACGCCGCCTGA
- a CDS encoding 2-isopropylmalate synthase: MITVFDTTLRDGEQTPGVSFSTAQKHSIAVQLSDLGVHTIEAGFPASSAGERESVRAIAAMNLDAEICGLARALKSDVDACLDCDVDLVHVFIPTSDIQRVNTIKKTREQVLASTSAIIEYVREHHDQCMFSPMDATRTEPAYLLEVCKAAAAAGATIINLPDTVGIASPTSMAAMVRGIASEVDPIIDVHCHNDFGLAVANTTLAVEAGARQVQVTVNGIGERAGNADLAQTVMVLESIYGIKTGIRTEKIVETSTLVSRFSGISMPPMQPVVGENAFSHESGIHSQGVLANSATFEPGIMTPEMVGHRRRLTLGKHVGRHAVRQMLLDAHLETTDQQLNLIVEKVKAIADKGKRVTDSDLYAIGEGVLGIEEGPKAMDLADIAIMTGNHMIPTASVRAIWQGEERVVSCVGNGPVDAALNAIGTFLPAEVRLKDFRIEAISGGSDAICHVTIAVEDQKGRIVDAGASGDDIVLTSTEAMVNAINLLYRL; this comes from the coding sequence ATGATCACTGTTTTCGATACCACCCTTCGGGATGGTGAGCAGACCCCTGGGGTCTCATTTAGTACAGCACAGAAGCACAGCATCGCAGTGCAGCTCTCCGATCTGGGAGTCCATACGATCGAGGCCGGGTTCCCTGCCTCGTCTGCCGGTGAGCGCGAGTCGGTTCGGGCTATCGCGGCCATGAATCTGGACGCGGAGATCTGCGGCCTTGCTCGTGCCCTGAAGTCCGATGTGGACGCCTGTCTTGACTGTGACGTCGATCTGGTGCATGTCTTCATTCCGACATCCGATATCCAGCGGGTCAATACGATCAAGAAGACCCGCGAGCAGGTGCTGGCCAGCACCTCTGCGATCATCGAGTATGTTCGGGAGCATCACGACCAGTGCATGTTCTCGCCGATGGACGCGACCAGGACCGAGCCGGCCTATCTGCTTGAGGTCTGCAAGGCCGCTGCCGCCGCAGGGGCGACGATCATCAACCTCCCCGACACCGTCGGGATCGCCTCTCCGACGTCGATGGCAGCCATGGTCCGCGGGATCGCATCGGAGGTCGACCCGATAATTGATGTCCACTGCCACAACGATTTCGGACTTGCGGTGGCCAATACCACCCTGGCCGTCGAGGCCGGGGCACGGCAGGTTCAAGTGACGGTAAACGGCATCGGGGAAAGGGCCGGCAATGCCGATCTCGCGCAGACTGTGATGGTCCTCGAATCGATCTACGGGATCAAGACCGGGATCAGGACCGAGAAGATCGTCGAGACCTCGACGCTGGTCTCACGGTTCTCGGGGATTTCAATGCCGCCGATGCAGCCGGTCGTCGGGGAGAATGCGTTCTCCCATGAATCCGGGATTCACTCGCAGGGGGTACTCGCCAATTCGGCCACATTCGAACCGGGGATCATGACCCCTGAGATGGTCGGGCACCGGCGCCGGCTGACGCTCGGCAAGCATGTGGGCAGACACGCCGTCAGGCAGATGCTCCTCGATGCCCACCTTGAGACAACCGATCAGCAGCTGAACCTGATCGTCGAGAAGGTGAAGGCGATCGCGGACAAGGGGAAGAGAGTCACCGACTCCGACCTCTATGCGATCGGTGAAGGGGTGCTCGGGATCGAGGAAGGGCCGAAGGCGATGGACCTTGCGGATATCGCAATCATGACCGGAAACCATATGATCCCGACCGCCAGTGTCCGTGCGATCTGGCAAGGGGAGGAACGGGTGGTCAGCTGTGTCGGCAACGGCCCGGTGGACGCCGCTCTGAACGCCATCGGCACGTTCCTTCCTGCCGAGGTCCGGCTGAAGGACTTCCGGATCGAAGCGATATCGGGAGGGTCCGATGCGATCTGCCATGTCACGATCGCGGTCGAGGACCAGAAGGGACGGATCGTCGATGCCGGGGCTTCAGGGGACGATATCGTCCTCACCTCGACAGAAGCGATGGTGAATGCGATCAACCTGCTCTACCGGCTCTGA
- a CDS encoding erythromycin esterase family protein: MKKRPNPAYVSLDDWICHEAIPFSLDSIENFETAVDRTVASPDSPVDLLGFGEALHGGREILLLRNRLFRRLVEEHGYSAIALESSFPRARLVNEYVAGCGPASYEAVQEAGFSHGFGRFEANRELVEWMRQYNADPSHRVKLRFYGFDSPTEMTHSDSPRQLLQFVLDYLDSIDGAGNRDCRERIDRLLGQDADWENPAAMMDPARSIGLSPAVTSLRIETEDLIEELQVHRPDLVAKSDEWRYLEAVHYASTARQLLNYHAAVARPGGGERTAFLLGIRDAMMAENLAYLVSREHGRGKVLAFGHNSHLRRGRAAWQLGPTLLTWWPAGAHLDTMFGPRYAVIGSAVGTSEANGIGRPEANTLEARLTAVAGPARFIPTHRGQGLPAPDMGAIPIRSGSRKNSSYFPLTPESLSDFDWLAVLDTMGYDRGGPPLVEWDANPGE, from the coding sequence ATGAAAAAACGTCCCAACCCGGCCTATGTCAGCCTTGACGACTGGATCTGTCATGAAGCGATTCCGTTCTCACTCGATTCTATCGAGAACTTCGAGACCGCTGTCGACAGGACAGTCGCTTCCCCTGACAGCCCTGTGGACCTGCTCGGCTTTGGAGAAGCGCTTCACGGCGGCAGGGAGATCCTTCTCCTCCGCAACCGGCTCTTCCGGCGTCTGGTTGAGGAGCACGGATACAGCGCTATCGCCCTTGAGAGCAGTTTCCCCCGGGCCCGCCTTGTGAACGAATACGTCGCCGGTTGTGGCCCGGCATCGTACGAGGCCGTGCAGGAGGCCGGTTTCAGTCATGGTTTTGGCCGGTTTGAGGCGAACCGGGAGCTCGTGGAGTGGATGCGCCAGTACAATGCCGATCCGTCCCATCGTGTCAAACTCAGGTTCTACGGCTTCGACAGCCCGACCGAGATGACCCACAGCGACAGTCCGCGCCAGCTCCTGCAGTTTGTTCTCGATTACCTCGATTCGATCGATGGCGCCGGCAACCGTGATTGTCGCGAACGGATCGACCGCCTCCTGGGACAGGATGCCGACTGGGAGAACCCGGCTGCCATGATGGATCCTGCCCGATCGATCGGCCTGTCGCCGGCCGTGACCTCGCTCCGGATCGAGACCGAGGACCTCATCGAGGAACTGCAGGTGCACCGTCCCGATCTGGTGGCGAAGAGCGACGAATGGCGCTATCTGGAAGCCGTTCACTATGCCTCGACAGCCCGGCAGCTGTTGAACTACCATGCGGCGGTGGCACGCCCGGGCGGGGGCGAACGGACCGCCTTCCTCCTCGGCATACGCGATGCGATGATGGCGGAGAACCTGGCATACCTCGTCTCCCGCGAGCACGGTCGGGGGAAGGTACTGGCCTTCGGACATAACAGCCACCTGCGGCGGGGACGGGCGGCGTGGCAGTTGGGCCCCACCCTCCTCACCTGGTGGCCGGCGGGGGCGCACCTCGACACGATGTTCGGCCCGCGGTATGCTGTCATCGGTTCGGCGGTGGGCACCTCCGAGGCCAACGGCATCGGCCGGCCCGAAGCCAACACGCTTGAGGCGCGGCTGACCGCCGTGGCGGGGCCGGCGCGATTCATCCCGACCCATCGGGGGCAGGGGCTTCCCGCCCCTGATATGGGTGCCATTCCCATCCGCTCGGGGAGCAGGAAGAACTCCAGTTACTTTCCGCTGACACCGGAGAGCCTCTCCGATTTTGACTGGCTTGCTGTCCTGGATACAATGGGATACGATCGGGGAGGACCACCGTTGGTGGAATGGGATGCGAATCCTGGAGAGTGA
- a CDS encoding cation:dicarboxylate symporter family transporter, which yields MRLRSLNLTIWILLGFILGALAGLFFGDLCSVLKPFSDAFIKIWQITILPSVVLSLIVGIGSLKRDSARAIAVKAGLVLLLFWAIGVGIFFSFQWAFPPREAASFFSAQDLTETVGFNIIDQFIPSNPFQSLSEGIIPATVLFCLFLGFALMMDDGSGPILSSLRILLGALTRMTSILSRTFPIGVFVITASTAGTMTFEGFLDLQVYLVSLAAATVLLGLVVLPLLITCFTTFRYRDILAASSRAVVLAFSTGSEFITLPLIIEGVRKLFEGPSGIPVSSGAGGNADRPDDLPQEDWTGEMQEQAPDWRDVRSYSEILVPVAYTFPLLGGITPFLFILFVAWLYQSPSDLMQQVQLIAVGIPTFFGSSKLSVVSLLNLMHLPADAYNLYISMGILRQCFVAALSCMSIFSFSTISIALITNRGRMRWRRMIPSVVLILLLTFIMIGGLKMGFALLLANTYHGNDQISQMDLPLDLNGARVDVGINTTVYSRVEDVPPLGPYDLGGGGEDVKQIRERGVLRVGYNSNNIPFVFFNGKGDLVGYDVQMAYDLARFVNVTRVEFVPITGATLADSLNSGYCDIVMSSVAVTPERLDEMKFTDSYVTVHMSFVVPDEQKAEFSKLENVKKMKGLRVAVFNNTALVKVAAQMLPGATIVPIDSEEEFFVEKKADALITTAEEGYTMTMQYPFYDVAIIEPNDSYQMMYGYAVAQNSSDTYLMSLNYWLKMEKDYGNLNEKYNYWILGKDAGLTEPRWSVVRNVLHWET from the coding sequence ATGAGATTGCGCAGCCTGAACCTGACCATCTGGATATTGCTGGGTTTTATCCTCGGAGCGCTCGCTGGTCTGTTCTTTGGGGATCTCTGCTCGGTTCTGAAACCATTCAGCGATGCATTCATCAAGATCTGGCAGATCACCATCCTCCCTTCCGTGGTGCTCTCCCTTATCGTCGGAATCGGGAGCCTGAAGAGGGACAGTGCACGGGCGATCGCCGTGAAAGCGGGATTGGTCCTGCTCCTGTTCTGGGCTATCGGTGTCGGGATATTTTTTTCATTTCAATGGGCGTTCCCTCCTCGGGAGGCTGCCTCATTCTTCAGCGCACAGGACCTGACCGAGACGGTCGGTTTCAACATCATCGACCAGTTCATACCCTCCAACCCCTTCCAGTCATTGTCAGAGGGGATAATCCCGGCCACTGTGCTCTTCTGCCTGTTCCTGGGCTTCGCCCTGATGATGGATGATGGGAGCGGACCTATCCTGAGTTCGCTCAGGATCCTGCTGGGCGCGCTCACACGCATGACGAGCATCCTGTCCCGGACCTTTCCCATCGGTGTCTTCGTCATCACCGCCAGCACGGCAGGAACCATGACCTTTGAGGGTTTTCTGGATCTTCAGGTCTACCTGGTCTCCCTTGCCGCGGCCACTGTCCTGCTCGGCCTCGTTGTCCTGCCCCTGCTGATCACCTGTTTCACCACCTTCCGCTATCGGGACATCCTCGCCGCCTCGTCCAGAGCTGTGGTTCTTGCATTCTCGACCGGCAGTGAGTTCATCACCCTGCCGCTGATCATCGAAGGTGTCAGGAAACTCTTCGAGGGGCCGTCGGGGATTCCTGTAAGCAGCGGTGCGGGTGGGAATGCGGACCGGCCTGATGACCTTCCCCAAGAGGACTGGACTGGGGAGATGCAGGAACAGGCCCCTGACTGGAGGGACGTCCGGTCGTACAGCGAGATCCTGGTACCGGTGGCTTATACCTTTCCGCTGCTGGGCGGGATCACCCCCTTTCTCTTCATCCTCTTCGTGGCCTGGCTTTATCAGAGCCCGTCGGATCTAATGCAGCAGGTGCAACTCATTGCCGTGGGGATTCCCACCTTCTTCGGTTCATCCAAACTCTCGGTGGTATCGCTTCTGAATCTGATGCACCTCCCTGCAGACGCGTACAACCTGTATATCAGCATGGGGATCTTGCGTCAGTGCTTTGTGGCTGCCCTCTCCTGTATGTCGATCTTCTCGTTCTCCACCATCAGCATCGCCCTCATCACGAACCGGGGCCGGATGCGGTGGCGAAGGATGATCCCATCAGTCGTGCTCATTCTCTTGCTGACCTTTATCATGATTGGAGGTCTGAAGATGGGTTTCGCTTTGTTGCTGGCCAACACCTATCATGGGAACGATCAGATCTCTCAGATGGATCTTCCTCTCGATTTGAATGGGGCGAGGGTGGATGTGGGTATAAATACTACAGTCTATTCGCGTGTTGAGGATGTTCCGCCCCTCGGTCCCTATGACTTGGGTGGAGGAGGGGAGGATGTCAAACAGATCCGGGAGCGGGGTGTGCTTCGGGTGGGGTATAACAGCAATAATATCCCCTTTGTCTTCTTCAACGGAAAGGGTGATCTGGTGGGATATGATGTACAGATGGCCTATGATCTGGCCCGGTTCGTCAATGTCACCAGGGTCGAGTTCGTCCCTATCACTGGGGCGACCCTCGCTGATTCCCTCAACAGCGGCTACTGCGACATCGTCATGTCCTCGGTTGCAGTCACACCGGAGAGGCTTGATGAGATGAAGTTCACCGACTCGTACGTCACTGTTCACATGTCGTTCGTGGTGCCTGACGAACAAAAGGCGGAGTTTTCGAAGTTGGAGAACGTGAAGAAGATGAAGGGTCTCCGGGTCGCGGTCTTCAACAACACGGCGCTGGTGAAGGTGGCTGCACAGATGCTTCCTGGAGCGACGATCGTTCCAATCGACTCAGAGGAGGAGTTCTTCGTGGAGAAGAAGGCGGATGCCCTCATCACCACGGCTGAGGAGGGGTATACGATGACCATGCAGTACCCGTTCTACGACGTGGCCATCATCGAGCCTAACGACTCGTACCAGATGATGTATGGGTATGCTGTGGCCCAGAATAGTAGTGATACCTATCTGATGTCGCTCAATTACTGGCTCAAGATGGAGAAGGACTACGGGAACCTGAACGAAAAGTACAATTACTGGATCCTGGGGAAGGATGCCGGATTGACCGAGCCACGCTGGTCTGTGGTGCGGAACGTGCTGCACTGGGAGACCTGA
- a CDS encoding ferritin-like domain-containing protein — protein MGKYSMDAQDYRSIIESAITNEVEAYSFYQRISETVQDANLKTLFKELADEETGHRRLLQGFINREPTALHFDAKKNYKIGEMLETPALTADLKPVDGLVIAIKKELSAMQMYTQFANLTTDEEEKKMFLELAKMEGGHKARLEDLYTNMAFPESW, from the coding sequence ATGGGGAAATACAGTATGGACGCACAGGATTATCGATCGATCATCGAATCGGCTATCACCAATGAAGTTGAGGCATACAGTTTTTACCAGCGAATCTCAGAGACCGTTCAGGATGCAAATCTGAAGACGCTCTTCAAAGAACTCGCTGATGAGGAGACGGGACACCGAAGACTGCTTCAGGGCTTCATCAACCGTGAACCAACGGCACTGCACTTCGACGCAAAGAAGAACTACAAGATTGGAGAGATGCTTGAGACCCCCGCGCTGACGGCTGACTTAAAGCCTGTCGACGGCCTGGTGATCGCAATCAAGAAGGAACTCTCAGCGATGCAGATGTACACCCAGTTCGCAAACCTGACCACCGACGAAGAGGAGAAGAAGATGTTCCTCGAACTCGCCAAGATGGAAGGGGGTCACAAGGCACGCCTTGAGGACCTGTACACGAACATGGCATTTCCTGAATCCTGGTAA
- a CDS encoding SGNH/GDSL hydrolase family protein: MIILFCGVCIGLATPISATVQIYPLGDSITYGDVHDGQNFPSYRYWLWNDLKSKGFDVDFIGSQHGPDYGLVYDTDNDGHAGYTSARELAELPTWLPGLKPDIVLLHLGTNDVLEGVPQATTIGNIGAIITELRAVNPQVKIMLAEIIPTSVNKTNEQIVSLNTGFAGLQQQMSTDASPIILVDQYTGYDGEHDNQDGGVHPAETGEMKIAAKWSAALVSLLSQPTIQPTIAVTTVAPVVTTVAPVATQTTTTTSDDWSGFGKSFGSSSGFGSFGSSSSFQSGGNALGVVVSSSQSIIASIGSTWGGFGGRTTVF; the protein is encoded by the coding sequence ATGATTATTCTGTTCTGCGGGGTCTGTATCGGGCTGGCCACACCGATATCAGCCACCGTACAGATCTATCCACTGGGGGATTCTATCACGTATGGTGATGTCCACGACGGTCAGAACTTCCCAAGTTATCGATACTGGCTCTGGAACGATCTGAAGAGCAAAGGGTTCGATGTCGACTTTATCGGCAGCCAGCACGGCCCCGATTACGGGCTCGTCTACGACACCGACAACGACGGCCATGCCGGGTACACCTCGGCGCGTGAACTGGCAGAACTCCCCACCTGGCTGCCGGGACTGAAACCGGATATCGTGCTCCTCCATCTGGGAACTAACGATGTGCTCGAAGGGGTGCCACAGGCTACGACCATCGGAAACATCGGAGCGATCATCACTGAACTGCGGGCAGTGAACCCACAGGTGAAGATCATGCTCGCAGAGATCATCCCGACCAGTGTCAACAAGACCAATGAGCAGATCGTCTCTCTCAATACAGGGTTTGCAGGGCTGCAGCAGCAGATGAGTACTGATGCATCACCGATCATCCTGGTCGACCAGTACACCGGCTATGACGGTGAACATGACAACCAGGACGGAGGGGTGCACCCTGCAGAAACTGGAGAGATGAAGATCGCCGCCAAATGGTCTGCAGCACTTGTATCGCTCCTCTCACAGCCCACAATCCAGCCCACCATAGCGGTGACAACAGTGGCACCCGTCGTGACCACAGTAGCACCGGTGGCGACCCAGACAACCACAACGACCTCTGATGACTGGAGTGGATTCGGGAAATCGTTCGGCTCCTCAAGCGGTTTCGGATCCTTCGGGAGTTCCTCGTCCTTCCAGAGCGGAGGAAACGCTCTCGGTGTCGTGGTGTCATCCTCCCAATCCATCATCGCTTCGATCGGCTCCACATGGGGCGGCTTTGGTGGCAGGACCACCGTATTTTAA
- the lysS gene encoding lysine--tRNA ligase — MCPHESLNFDAGRLEKIEALSAGHHQLYPYSFDRTTSICEIKSRFADIGHEKSEESVKIAGRIYTIRNHGKTVFADLGDEQGRIQLYIRKNDVGEEQFSLFTEQIDRGDIIGVSGHLFRTKLGEITLWVDQLTLLTKSLCPLPEKFHGLKDTETRYRQRYVDLIMNEKARETFRVRSRIISLIRQFLGERGFLEFETPTLQPVYGGANARPFTTYHNFLDQTFFLRIATELYLKRLLVGGFEKIFEIGKNFRNEDIDTSHNPEFTLIEIYEAYRDYNDMMDLMEEFLSSLVNAIHGCDQVTFDEVVISFAGPWRRITMEEAVREYAGIDVLATSLEELQAFAIEHAVPEYEKAASPREFLVLFFEFFAEKQLIQPTFVHDFPIENSPLAKRHRSKEGFTERFELFINGMEIANGFSELNDPIDQMNRLEAQDRKRLSGDLEAQMVDYDFINALGYGMPPTGGVGFGVDRVVMLLTNNTSIKEVILFPSMKKPVADAPPNEDESQEKPAPPA; from the coding sequence ATGTGTCCACATGAGAGCCTGAATTTTGATGCAGGCAGACTTGAGAAGATCGAGGCCCTGTCAGCAGGGCATCACCAACTCTATCCGTACAGTTTTGACCGGACCACCTCAATCTGCGAGATCAAGTCCCGCTTCGCTGACATCGGTCATGAGAAGAGCGAGGAGTCGGTCAAGATCGCAGGCCGGATCTACACGATTCGCAACCATGGGAAGACCGTCTTCGCCGACCTTGGGGATGAACAGGGCCGGATCCAACTCTATATCAGAAAGAACGATGTAGGTGAGGAACAATTCTCTCTCTTCACCGAGCAGATCGACCGCGGAGATATCATCGGGGTCAGTGGTCATCTCTTCCGGACCAAACTCGGGGAGATCACCCTCTGGGTAGACCAGTTGACCCTGCTCACCAAGTCGCTCTGCCCGCTCCCGGAGAAGTTCCATGGGCTCAAGGACACCGAGACCCGGTACCGACAGCGGTACGTGGATCTTATCATGAATGAGAAGGCCCGGGAGACATTTCGTGTTCGGTCCAGGATCATTTCGCTGATCCGGCAGTTCCTGGGCGAACGGGGTTTCCTCGAGTTTGAGACTCCGACGCTCCAACCGGTCTATGGTGGTGCGAATGCACGACCGTTCACCACCTATCACAACTTCCTCGATCAGACCTTCTTCCTCCGGATCGCTACGGAGTTATACCTGAAGCGGCTACTGGTCGGCGGGTTTGAGAAGATCTTTGAGATCGGGAAGAATTTCCGGAATGAGGACATCGACACCAGTCATAACCCGGAGTTCACATTGATCGAGATCTATGAGGCGTACCGGGATTACAACGACATGATGGACCTGATGGAGGAGTTCCTCTCCTCACTGGTCAATGCCATCCATGGGTGTGACCAGGTCACGTTCGATGAGGTTGTCATCTCCTTTGCAGGACCGTGGCGGCGGATCACGATGGAGGAGGCAGTCAGGGAGTATGCAGGGATCGATGTCCTTGCCACCTCGCTCGAAGAACTGCAGGCTTTTGCGATCGAACACGCCGTCCCCGAGTACGAGAAGGCCGCCTCCCCCCGGGAGTTCCTGGTTCTCTTCTTCGAGTTCTTCGCAGAGAAGCAACTGATCCAGCCGACCTTCGTCCACGACTTCCCCATTGAGAACTCCCCGCTCGCCAAGCGGCACAGATCCAAGGAGGGGTTCACCGAACGGTTCGAACTCTTCATCAACGGGATGGAGATCGCCAATGGTTTCTCAGAACTGAACGATCCCATCGATCAGATGAACCGGCTCGAGGCTCAGGACAGAAAGAGGTTGTCCGGGGATCTCGAAGCCCAGATGGTCGACTACGACTTCATCAACGCGCTTGGGTACGGGATGCCCCCAACCGGTGGTGTCGGGTTTGGTGTCGACCGGGTGGTAATGCTGCTGACCAACAACACCTCGATCAAGGAGGTGATCCTCTTCCCGTCGATGAAGAAACCAGTCGCAGATGCACCTCCAAATGAGGACGAATCGCAAGAAAAGCCGGCACCTCCGGCCTGA
- a CDS encoding rhodanese-like domain-containing protein: protein MEEIDQSGETGGELSPEKCRTLIQNKGDRCTIIDVRTRDEYDEGHLQGAINMDLLNGELSAGVNTLKKNIPYVVYCRRGNRGKKAMDLLQSAGFSEVYNISGGYEQWKAAGLPTIL, encoded by the coding sequence ATGGAAGAAATCGATCAGAGCGGAGAGACCGGTGGAGAACTGAGTCCAGAGAAGTGTAGAACATTGATCCAGAACAAGGGGGACCGGTGCACCATCATCGATGTCAGAACCCGTGATGAGTATGACGAGGGACATTTGCAGGGGGCGATCAACATGGACCTGTTAAACGGTGAATTGTCTGCAGGGGTCAATACCCTCAAAAAAAACATCCCCTATGTGGTTTACTGCAGACGAGGTAATCGGGGGAAGAAGGCGATGGACCTCCTCCAGTCAGCCGGGTTTTCCGAAGTCTATAACATCAGTGGTGGCTATGAACAATGGAAGGCTGCCGGACTTCCAACCATCCTATGA
- a CDS encoding WD40 repeat domain-containing protein, with protein sequence MKNMIGRAFLLVFVSLLLILVSISSVQAQEPIWTETTDKTVSSLAISGNATTIAVGGEHLYLFNQSGQQMGVTWKTEGVAVNRSGDLVAAAMDDGVHMLDVSGHDIWVLPLLSTSCVAMTPNASQIVAGTKKGVIAGIDKNGGLIHQGELTSLSSGSNVIWAAAMSENGSMNVVSDIDGLYAFDGSGHDLWRLGFIRPVSLGMTWNGSMVAAGGTSGVLICNRTGVEMGRYYKGNAITTVAVPVNGTFAIAGDEKGTLIYLNSAAWPQWTYPAGSPITSVSVTADGALIAAGTEDGSLMLFGNSGYLFWKTKLPSSVTALGFSPDGWYLGAGTSTGTVALFPGEARPVEAGQTNGQTTTTTTNTTSGGIVTYPTTHSTESPSPGVVCSLLVITALLIRVKRSS encoded by the coding sequence ATGAAGAATATGATCGGACGTGCTTTTTTACTGGTTTTCGTCTCGCTTCTCCTCATCCTTGTATCCATCTCAAGTGTGCAGGCTCAGGAGCCGATCTGGACCGAGACAACCGATAAAACGGTCTCATCATTGGCAATATCTGGAAATGCAACCACTATCGCTGTTGGTGGGGAACATCTCTATCTCTTCAACCAGAGTGGCCAGCAGATGGGTGTGACCTGGAAGACCGAGGGTGTCGCGGTTAATCGAAGCGGGGATCTGGTCGCTGCTGCAATGGATGACGGTGTTCACATGCTCGATGTCAGCGGGCATGATATCTGGGTTCTTCCGCTCCTATCAACCTCCTGCGTGGCGATGACTCCCAATGCGAGTCAGATCGTCGCGGGTACCAAAAAAGGGGTGATCGCCGGCATCGATAAGAACGGAGGCCTGATCCACCAGGGTGAACTGACCTCCCTCTCCAGCGGGTCCAACGTGATCTGGGCCGCTGCTATGTCAGAGAATGGGAGCATGAATGTGGTCTCTGATATAGATGGTCTCTATGCCTTTGACGGGTCCGGACATGATCTCTGGCGCCTTGGTTTCATTCGCCCGGTCTCACTTGGCATGACCTGGAACGGCAGCATGGTGGCTGCCGGTGGTACTTCGGGGGTGCTCATCTGCAACCGCACCGGGGTGGAGATGGGGCGGTACTATAAAGGAAATGCCATCACCACGGTCGCGGTCCCGGTCAACGGCACCTTCGCCATTGCCGGGGACGAGAAAGGGACCCTGATCTACCTCAACAGCGCTGCCTGGCCGCAGTGGACCTATCCGGCCGGTTCTCCGATTACATCAGTGTCTGTCACCGCGGATGGGGCCCTGATAGCGGCCGGCACGGAGGATGGTTCGCTGATGCTCTTTGGGAACAGTGGATATCTCTTCTGGAAGACGAAACTTCCGTCTTCGGTCACTGCGCTGGGTTTCTCTCCGGACGGGTGGTACCTGGGTGCAGGGACCAGCACCGGGACAGTGGCCCTCTTCCCGGGAGAAGCCCGGCCAGTAGAGGCAGGCCAGACGAATGGGCAGACGACAACAACAACGACGAATACCACGTCCGGTGGAATCGTCACCTATCCGACCACCCATTCCACAGAATCTCCATCTCCTGGAGTCGTCTGTAGTCTTCTTGTAATCACTGCGCTGCTGATCAGGGTTAAACGATCTTCATAG